In the Candidatus Binatia bacterium genome, GGCCTCACCGGGGGTGAACGCCGCACCTTGCTCCCTGCGTGGCGAGGGCGGATGCACATCGTGAAGCGAGCCCATACGTAGTAAGCTGCGATCACCAGCCAGCAGGCGTTTTTCCTCCCTGCGCACGAACAGGAACAAAGGGGGAGGCGCGCTTGTCGGGCGCAAGCTGTTGCAAGCGAAGTGCTAAGCCACGGGCGATGACGGCTGCCGCGTCTCGCCGAGGCCTTGCCGCGCGACCAGAGGGGCTCGTCTGACACGCGGGTGCGGGCGCCTGCTCATATGCAGTCAGGCAGTACGAGTCTTAACAAAACTGTTTGATTAGTGTATGCGATATGCGTATGTCAGGAACAATTAAAGCGTGGCCGGAGGACGACCGACCACGGGAAAAGTTGCTGCGGCAGGGCCCTCAAGCACTTTCCGATGCGGAACTTTTGGCGGTGGTGCTGCGTCACGGAGGGCGGGGGCACAGCGCGGTGGACTTAGGCCGAGAGGTGTTACGCCGCTTTGGTCACTTGCGCGCTTTGGCGAGTGCGGCTGTCGGGGAGTTCCAGCAGGTCCCTGGGCTGGGTCCAGCGAAGGCGGCGCAATTGATGGCACTGGTGGAGCTGTGCAAGCGCTTCGGCGAGCAGCGCTGGCATACGGGCGAACCGTTTCACGACCCAGCCATGGTATACGCCCATTTTCGGGAGCGGCTGGCGGCAGAGAAGCGCGAGTTCTTCTATGCTGTTTTATTGGACAATCGGCACCGCAAAATTCGCGATGTGCGGGTGTCCCAAGGCTCACTGACGACCACGATTGTGTGCCCACGCGATGTGTTCGAACCGGTGGTGCGCGAGGCGGCTGCCGCGGTGGTCTTTGTCCACAACCACCCGAGTGGGGACCCGACGCCCAGCCCAGAAGACGTGGCAATTACCCGCCGCTTGCGCGAGGTGGGAGAGCTGATGGGAGTGCGTGTGCTCGATCACATTGTGATCGGCCACGGGCGGTATGTCAGCTTTGCGCGGGACGGGTACTGGTAAGGCGCCTTAGAGAGCTCTGTCGAATGAACTCGGGTGAGCCGCGCCCGGTGGGCTCAAGTCAAGCCGGTAAGAAAATCGCGTGTCGCTTGCACGAACGCTGCTGGATTGTCCCCCATAACGGAATGGCCCGCTCCGGAAATCACCGCAAGCTTGCTGCCCGGAATGGCCGTTTGCAGCCGTGCG is a window encoding:
- the radC gene encoding DNA repair protein RadC — its product is MSGTIKAWPEDDRPREKLLRQGPQALSDAELLAVVLRHGGRGHSAVDLGREVLRRFGHLRALASAAVGEFQQVPGLGPAKAAQLMALVELCKRFGEQRWHTGEPFHDPAMVYAHFRERLAAEKREFFYAVLLDNRHRKIRDVRVSQGSLTTTIVCPRDVFEPVVREAAAAVVFVHNHPSGDPTPSPEDVAITRRLREVGELMGVRVLDHIVIGHGRYVSFARDGYW